The genomic segment GCTATGGCGATCCGAAGGTCGATGAGCTGCTCTCCAAGTTTGCGGCTTCGACCGACGCGAGCGAGCAAAAGGCGATCATCGCTGAGCTCGAGGGCATGTTCTCGCAGGCAGCGCCCGCCATCCCGCTCTACGAACAGCCCGATTGGGGACTCTATAACACCCGGCGCTTCACCGGCTTCCCCAATGAGAAAGACCCCTACGCGCCGCTCAGCCTGCAGATGACCAACGGTCCGCTGCTCGTCTGGCCGCATCTCGAACGTCGCGCCGAGTAGGCACGGCTCGGGGGCTCCCGTCCGTCCCTTCGGATGGGAGCCTCCGCTCACGGGAGGGAACCCAATGTACTATGTCTTGAAGCGGCTGGCGTTCTACCTGCTGGCAGCATTCGTCGCCATCACGGTGAACTTCTTCATACCCCGGCTTACCCCTGGCGATCCGGCCTCAACGATCGTGGCCACCTACTCCACGTCCATGAACGCGGAGTCACTGCAGGCCCTCAAGACGGCCTATGGCCTGACCGACGACCCTCTGGTGCAGCAGTATTTCACCTACCTGGGCAACATCTTCAAAGGCGATTTTGGGCGCTCTCTTTCGCAGTTTCCGGCGCCGGTTCTTTCGGTCATCGGGGCGGGCTTCGGTTGGTCGGCCCTGCTTGGGCTCACTGCCGTGTTCCTCAGCTTCATCATCGGATCGGGGCTCGGCGCGCTGGCTGCCTGGCGGCGCGGAGGCTTCTTCGACCGCGTGACCCCTCCGGTGCTGCTGTTCCTGGGCTCGTTCCCGTACTTCTTCCTGGCGCTCCTGCTGTTCTACGTCTTCTGCTTTAAGCTCGGTTGGTTCCCGATGGGCAACGCCTATTCGAGCGTCAATCCGCCGCCCTTCACGCTCGCCGGCATCGGAGACGTCCTACTGCATCTGATGATGCCGGCCTTCACGATCGTTCTCGTTTCCCTCGGGCCGTGGACGCTCAACATGCGCAACGCCATGAT from the Youhaiella tibetensis genome contains:
- a CDS encoding ABC transporter permease, which produces MYYVLKRLAFYLLAAFVAITVNFFIPRLTPGDPASTIVATYSTSMNAESLQALKTAYGLTDDPLVQQYFTYLGNIFKGDFGRSLSQFPAPVLSVIGAGFGWSALLGLTAVFLSFIIGSGLGALAAWRRGGFFDRVTPPVLLFLGSFPYFFLALLLFYVFCFKLGWFPMGNAYSSVNPPPFTLAGIGDVLLHLMMPAFTIVLVSLGPWTLNMRNAMIGVLSEDYLTLAEAKGLPPRRVLFDHAVRTALLPNITALGAAIGGVFSGQLLTEIVFTYPGLGYALMRAVSAVDYPLMQALFLIITLSVLAANFLVDTVYVFLDPRVRAGGEA